The sequence GGTTATTTTTATATAAAAAATAAAGGCAGAGGGAAAGGATACATAACCGGTGCGATAGATAAGTTTTTTGCATCAAATCCCCGTCTTCAAAAATAACACAACTCAGTTTATTTTTGGTAGCGAAAAACTATTTTGTAAATAAAGGACGAAAGATGTCAAAATAAAAGTTGGTTCAATACTATTTATTGTTGCATTTTATCTCTACAAAAAGATACAACGGCGGAAAAGAAATAAAAGACAATTCTAAATATTTGTCCCCAGAAAATTACAAGGTTTTGTTTAAAAAATCTGATACACTTACGGTCGTGACATTTGCATAATCGTATTGTATGGGGTACCGATATCCACGAAAATCCAAACACACACTTGCCGTAGTACGCAGTAGCGCAGGGCTGGGGCTTAAAACACAGTTTCCTATACCAAAAGGGGACTTTGTTGCCGAGTATTTTGGAACGTTTCTGTCAGATGAAGAAGCTGATAAAAATGGTGGTAAATATCTCTTTGAAGTAGACAAGGATTTAGTAATAAATGGTACTACTCGGGGTAATATTGCACGCTACATCAACCACTCCTGTCGGCCTAATTGTGAGAGTGAAATAGATGGTAAGCGAGTTTTTATTTATGCCAAACGAAACATAAAGTCTGGGGAGGAGCTTGCATATGACTATGGTAAAGAATATTTTGATGATTTTATCAAACCACATGGTTGCAAGTGTGCCCCCTGCAAAAAATAAAAAAACCAAATAGTAAAACTATAAAACTTTATATTTTAATGTAATATAATCCAAATCAGATTCTCTATAGTTCAATACCCACAGTCTTATTCAAAAATAGTCACTAAATATTTGTCAATTTCACGCTGGTTCAGATCATAAAAATGTTTGTTAGTACTATATAGCTCTGTGGACAAAGCAATACCAACAAATCTCCAGTGCCACGGCTCAAATATATAAAAGTCATTGTTTTGTGGATAGGAAAGTATAAAGCCATATTTGTATGCATTACTTAGCATCCACTGATATGGTTGTGTATTTTCAAATCCCTCTAGTTTACCCTTAAGTCCGGTCGTGATGAAATCTGCAGTTGTGCCGAGCTGATGTTCAGAATATCCTTGATCCGCAGAAAACTGGTTTGCGGTGTTTGCACCGTAGGTCACGGTGTAGAAAGATTTTAATGATTCTTGATTATTAAATGAACGATATGCGGATTTTATATATAAAGTCACATTATCACGCCCTGCTGCATCAAGAAGTTGTTTCAGGTATGGCCATACTGACCCATGTATAAACTCAGGCCTTCTCTCACTGTATAAATACTTCTTTTCAATCTCTGCAAGCCGTCTTGGAGCGAAGTGCTCGTTTAGGAAATAGACCTTTGAATATTTCTGCAAAAGCTCTTTATCGGTGTTGCTTAATTTTTCAAGTATGGTTACTGTACCAGAAATTTCCCCTACTTCTTTCTCAAAATTTCCAAGTTGCTTTTTTATTGCTGACACATTTTGTTGTTCTTGCTCAAGAGCATTTGTAAACGAGATTTGTGTTTCAGTAATATTGTCCTGAAGCACAGCAACTGTAGCAGAAAGTTTTGATTCCAAAGATGTTATTTGGATAGAAAGTGTAGTGAGGCGATCGTATCCGTACCATGAAGCATAGCCAATAGACGTTATTACAATCACGAATACCGCAGAAATCACCCAATAAAATGGATGTACTTGCTTCAGCATAGTATTCATTTTTTTCGCAATATAGCGTATTCTCAGTTGCATAAGTGCCTAGTATAGTGAAGATTTTTTATTTGGTCACAAAGACAGAAATTCACCTACAACCATCCACATATACAAAAAACCCACTCTATTCGAGCGGGTTTTTTGTTTTATTCAACGCGGCTTACTTTGACCGCCTGCGGACCTTTTTGTCCTTCAGTCACTTCAAACTCTACTTCGTCACCCTCTTTAAGGGAGTTGAAATCAGTACCCTGTACTTCGTTTGAATGAAAGAAGAGATCTTTATCGCTATCCTCTGTCTTAATAAAGCCGTAGCCTTTATCCATGAGGCGCGCAATAGTTCCTTTTTTCATTTAGTGTAAAAACTAAAACGAGTAATCTTTGTATGAAAGCTCTACATATCGCTTTCACTACCTCAAATACACTCAAAAGATTAAACTCGACTCAGTTCTTCTTCAGTAGTTATTTGATGTTGGCAGTATATTACACAATCAATATAATGTCAAGCGCAACCCGTATCAAGGGCTTACTGCTTTCTGTGAAAGAAAAATTGATTTACTTGCGCTTTTTGCTGGCTCTTTGAGCTAGCATTTCACGTTTTACCGCGAGTCGTTTTTTGGTCTTTTTTGAACGCGAGGTTTTTCTCTTTTCAATTCCTGTACTTCTTTTTGCCATGATAGATTTTGTTAATTATTTTGAATGGTAATGAAAAATAATGTCATCTAAATCATCACCCTGTTAAATGCGACCTTGCCGCTCCCGCTTTGCGGGATTTAACAGGGTTAAACAATCACATAGTCGTTTTACTCCTTGTGTTGTTTAATTATACACTACTTTTTCTTTACATGGAGACACTGGAATTCATAAAAATTGTAAATAAAAAACCCCGTGATGCTATTGCATCGCGGGGGGATTTGTATAATAGTCGCTGTCGTTAATTAATAGCAGGGAAGTAAGCCACGAAGAGACCTACATACAGTAAAATCGAAATGATAGATATGTTTCGTGCCCAAGTTATGTCGGGAGTTCTCTTAATGAGCTCCCGATGTATGGCAAACCAGTATCCCGAAAGCAATCCAATCAATACAAGTGTGAACAACACTAATTGCAAACCAGTCATTTCATTTTCTCCAATCATTTTTCAGACAACATGTCTAAAATTCAACTGTTTTCATTGTAGCATAATCAAATCACATTGTCAAGTATAACTCTGGTGGAGTATTGGTGTTCAAACCTATTTTGTACAAAAAACAGGTATCCCGTAGGATACCTTTTAATAGTTACATATATGGGGTAATTTCAATTGTATCATCGTGCAAACAAGCCCTAGTTACCTGGCTGCATTTAAATCCTTTTTCCGAATCCCTCTGGCACGACATCCAACCATCTCCAGTTGGAAGATACGGACTTAAATTTGCAAAATTACCACAGACTTGATGTCTGCTACATTTGAAATGACGAACATCTTCAGTCTTCTGCCATTTTTTATATTCCTTGCGAGTCATTGGGAGACCAACGACTTTGCTATAGTCAAGGTTAAAATATTTATAGAAAACAACTCTTATATCCTGCCACCAAAAGGCGAGACGTTTAAGCGATGGCACTTGTTCGTGTGGCTTACGGATTACTTCAGTTACTTCAGTAGTTTGGTCGTAATCTTTCATTTGGAAACCTCCCGTTGTGATATATTCTAGCCCAGTTATATCACATTTAAATCACGAAAGACACTATATTAAAAAACCGCCTCACGACATCCGTGTCTTTGTGGGCGGTTGCTTAGTCAATAAATTCAAGTAGTTTCCAGGGCGTTCCTTGAAATTTAGCTATGCCAGGACTGTGAAAATCCCATTCAACTGGACACTCTATTTCATGGTCATATATATCATGGCAATATATTGACGTTCCTACTGTTCCTTCGGTTTGAGCAGGAATGACGGCAAGTTTCATATCGTGTTGACCAATCTGGTGAATAATTAATTCCTCATCGTTTTCATAGATATAATCTCCCACTTGCATGTACGTGAAACTGTTCGGAACGATGTAGTCAAGAATGAGACGTACTTTTTCACCGTATGGTATTTCCTCTTGTGCGTCCATATACTCCTCTCTCAAAAATTTGGGTGAAATCTGTTTGTATAATAGTGCATTTATATATAATTTGGCAAGTTCATCACATGTGACAACGCATAAAAATAAATCGCCACAAACGAAGTTTGTGGCGAACTGTTAAACTCAACCTAAGCGATATAATTTAATCACCTTATTATCGTCATCTCATTGGAACGATAATGAGACGATTAAAACTAGGATATCACTCGGAAATGAGTCCAGGCGTCGAACCGACGGATATACCCAAACTGTCACAGTACTGCTGCACTAGCCCACTTTCAACTTCACGGTCATCAAAGAAATCGAAGAAGTGTATAGGTGTGTCGTTATGCTGAGAAGCTGCCGCTGGCGACTCCTCAATTATTGTTGGTTCAGTCATTAGCTTTTCCTCTTTGTTTTAAAAGCATTTTTTGAGAACTGAGCGCTGGCATGGTGCCAAGAATGCGCCTCCATTGCCTATCGTACTATATTTATTAAATTTGTCAAATTTAAATTTTAAATAGAAAAAATCCCGCAATGCAATAGCACTGCGGAGTAATAATAATTTCTTTTAACTTGCTAAAAGACCAACACACACAAAGAAGGAATAAGCTCCTATCGCGAATGTAAAATCCGGACTGCGATTTTTCATTGGTCCCTTACCGGAAATAATCCGATAGAGAGAAATAACGAACATCCCAAAAGCGATGCCTTGAACCAATAAACGTAACATTTTGTTTCTCCTATATGCTTTTCTTGAGACGACACGTTCATTCTTTTCAAATCCATCATAAGTACAGCATAGTGGAGCTATACAGTCAAATCTAACATCACTGCGTCAAACTTACGATTGACAAGTAATATATTTTATTTAGACAGCGTCAAATCGAGCCTTATTTTTAACCATCCACTTTCCTTTCTCCTTTTCCATCTCCTCCTCGTC comes from Patescibacteria group bacterium and encodes:
- a CDS encoding D-alanyl-D-alanine carboxypeptidase family protein, with product MLKQVHPFYWVISAVFVIVITSIGYASWYGYDRLTTLSIQITSLESKLSATVAVLQDNITETQISFTNALEQEQQNVSAIKKQLGNFEKEVGEISGTVTILEKLSNTDKELLQKYSKVYFLNEHFAPRRLAEIEKKYLYSERRPEFIHGSVWPYLKQLLDAAGRDNVTLYIKSAYRSFNNQESLKSFYTVTYGANTANQFSADQGYSEHQLGTTADFITTGLKGKLEGFENTQPYQWMLSNAYKYGFILSYPQNNDFYIFEPWHWRFVGIALSTELYSTNKHFYDLNQREIDKYLVTIFE
- a CDS encoding cold shock domain-containing protein, whose protein sequence is MKKGTIARLMDKGYGFIKTEDSDKDLFFHSNEVQGTDFNSLKEGDEVEFEVTEGQKGPQAVKVSRVE
- a CDS encoding SET domain-containing protein-lysine N-methyltransferase produces the protein MGYRYPRKSKHTLAVVRSSAGLGLKTQFPIPKGDFVAEYFGTFLSDEEADKNGGKYLFEVDKDLVINGTTRGNIARYINHSCRPNCESEIDGKRVFIYAKRNIKSGEELAYDYGKEYFDDFIKPHGCKCAPCKK